A DNA window from Xiphias gladius isolate SHS-SW01 ecotype Sanya breed wild chromosome 3, ASM1685928v1, whole genome shotgun sequence contains the following coding sequences:
- the LOC120788423 gene encoding 5-hydroxytryptamine receptor 3A-like: MLIRKNCTSQPQNENCTQMIHVPLIEYQTLSVDTKNLRLFSRLEATIVWRDPELRWDTSVYKYHEVVLPVDKVWTPEIHVTNGILTTMKHSSHDLLVYSNGTLRHTVTINAEVNCEVNLFNYPFAADDCPVAIQTWSTDGCGTALVLGELRMVDSTHGDWKTDGVALQKKRDDRNYIMVSLSIKYVNPLITLLLPSILIILADVTSFALPLGGGERNSFKVTLVLSFTMFLIILNDKLPGDSQCSPIIRTHFCVCLVLLVLSMLVSLVLTRLAKDGSFIFCCWSKGPVAKSTGNEEEKENEEAKADISVIQLNGSEEDKRMLRKVVNFLEAFDAKELERERYQRFANTVDTIFFWSYFFFGTVYFCAMTYVMVRHTCTVNHFDFWY, encoded by the exons ATGTTGATAAGGAAAAACTGTACATCTCAACCACAGAATGAAAACTGCACCCAAATGATACACGTGCCTTTAATCGAGTACCAAACTCTGTCAGTT GACACAAAGAATCTCCGCCTATTTAGTCGTCTGGAGGCAACAATT GTATGGAGAGATCCTGAGTTGAGATGGGACACATCTGTTTACAAGTATCATGAAGTTGTCCTGCCAGTTGATAAAGTCTGGACCCCAGAGATCCACGTTACAAATGG AATACTAACAACTATGAAGCACAGCTCCCATGATCTGCTGGTATACAGTAATGGCACCCTGAGGCACACTGTGACCATAAACGCTGAGGTGAACTGTGAAGTCAATCTATTCAACTACCCCTTCGCTGCCGATGACTGTCCTGTCGCAATCCAAACCTGGTCCACTGATG GATGTGGTACAGCTCTGGTATTGGGTGAATTGAGGATGGTTGATAGTACCCATGGAGACTGGAAAACTGACGGTGTGGCCCtccagaaaaagagagatgatcGCAATTACATCATG GTGTCACTGAGCATCAAATATGTCAACCCCCTCATTACATTATTGCTGCCCAGTATTCTGATCATCTTGGCCGACGTTACCAGCTTCGCCCTGCCACTGGGAGGCGGTGAACGCAACTCTTTCAAGGTCACTCTGGTGCTCAGCTTCACCATGTTCCTCATCATCCTCAACGATAAGCTCCCTGGAGACAGCCAGTGCAGCCCTATCATCC gaacccacttctgtgtttgtctggtgCTCTTGGTGTTGAGCATGCTGGTGTCTTTGGTGCTGACACGGCTGGCCAAAGATGGCagcttcattttctgctgctggTCCAAAGGGCCAGTTGCAAAAAGCACAGGAAacgaggaagagaaagagaatgagg AAGCCAAAGCTGACATCAGTGTCATTCAGCTGAATGGTTCGGAGGAGGACAAACGAATGCTCAGAAAGGTGGTAAACTTCCTGGAAGCTTTTGACGCCAAGGAGCTGGAACGTGAGAGATATCAGAGGTTTGCCAACACAGTGGACACGATCTTCTTTTggt
- the LOC120788195 gene encoding inward rectifier potassium channel 16-like, protein MSTDGGQQVVVDTYYTTIHTLGRQNRNEGRQLRYMQKDGRFPVVFQKAPGDWSPYLMDIFTTLVEIRWRVMLLIFSLSYILSWLFFGLSFWLIAYVHGDIGNADNAPCVDNVRSFTAAFLFSMETQATIGYGFRGMTENCIVAIILVTVQDVFSCLLDTIVIGIVVAKMASARKRAQTVGFTKRAIVNLRDGVLCLSWRLGDFRGNHILEGVARAQLVRYVKQPLGSILMSYQDLDIQNRDIVLAAPATIIHKLEPGSPLYSLGPDDLPGDEFELVVSFTYTGDSTGMLHQTRTSYTPADICWGQRFQDMMKLGKRHYKVDYALFHETTWVPVPLLSAEQYDRERRPVGGSQPRSPPSPSVKSNGHTYRVNPDLTEEAMHQTAL, encoded by the coding sequence ATGAGCACAGACGGGGGCCAACAGGTCGTCGTTGATACCTACTACACCACGATCCACACACTGGGTCGGCAAAACAGAAATGAGGGCAGGCAGCTGCGCTACATGCAGAAAGATGGCAGGTTTCCCGTGGTTTTCCAGAAGGCCCCCGGGGACTGGAGCCCATACCTCATGGACATCTTCACCACACTTGTAGAAATCCGCTGGAGGGTGATGCTCCTCATATTTTCCCTCTCCTACATTCTCTCCTGGCTCTTTTTTGGTCTCTCTTTTTGGCTCATTGCATATGTGCATGGGGACATTGGCAATGCAGACAACGCACCCTGTGTGGACAATGTGCGCAGCTTTACCGCAGCCTTTTTGTTCTCGATGGAGACCCAGGCAACTATTGGCTATGGCTTCAGGGGGATGACTGAGAACTGCATTGTGGCCATTATTCTGGTAACCGTTCAAGATGTATTCAGCTGCCTCCTTGACACCATTGTCATCGGTATTGTTGTGGCTAAGATGGCATCTGCTCGTAAGAGAGCTCAGACGGTGGGTTTCACTAAACGTGCAATAGTCAACCTGCGAGACGGGGTTCTGTGTCTGTCATGGCGCCTCGGGGACTTCAGAGGTAATCACATCCTGGAGGGGGTCGCCCGGGCCCAGTTAGTCCGCTACGTAAAACAGCCACTGGGGTCAATTTTGATGTCCTATCAGGACCTGGACATTCAGAACCGGGACATTGTCCTCGCCGCGCCAGCCACTATTATTCACAAGCTGGAGCCCGGCAGTCCCCTCTACAGCCTGGGCCCTGACGACCTGCCGGGGGACGAATTTGAACTGGTTGTATCTTTCACCTACACCGGAGACTCCACGGGCATGCTCCACCAGACGCGCACCTCCTACACGCCAGCGGACATCTGCTGGGGTCAGCGTTTCCAGGACATGATGAAACTGGGCAAGAGGCACTACAAGGTGGACTACGCTCTCTTCCATGAGACCACGTGGGTGCCGGTGCCCCTGCTCAGTGCAGAGCAGTATGACCGAGAGAGACGCCCTGTAGGAGGCAGCCAGCCCCGCAGTCCACCCTCACCGTCGGTCAAGTCAAACGGACACACTTACCGGGTGAATCCTGACCTCACGGAGGAGGCGATGCATCAAACCGCTTTGTAG
- the LOC120805023 gene encoding inward rectifier potassium channel 2-like, with product MGSVRSHRYSIVSSEEDGMKLATIAVPNGYGNGNVNKVHTEHQHQSRFVRKDGHCNVQFINMSEKGQRYLADIFTTCVDIRWRWMLLIFCLSFLVSWLFFGFVFWVVALSYGDLENETQMCVSNVDSFTAAFLFSVETQTTIGYGYRYVTEECPVAVFMVVFQSILGCIIDAFIIGAVMAKMAKPKKRNETLVFSHYATVAMRDGKLCLMWRVGNLRKSHLVEAHVRAQLLKSRTTAEGEFIPLDQVDIDVGFDSGIDRIFLVSPITIVHEIDEDSPFYEMSKQELETSEFEIVVILEGMVEATAMTTQCRSSYVASEILWGHRFEPVLFEEKNYYKVDYSRFDNTYEVPSTPHCSARELAEKKSNASSSRNSFCYENEVALEKVEMEEEFEVDDNRHMIGVELGSLEDTNTDVVSDSECNLDALPLESRPLTAESEI from the coding sequence ATGGGGAGTGTGCGAAGCCACCGCTACAGCATCGTGTCCTCTGAGGAAGACGGCATGAAGCTGGCCACTATTGCCGTCCCCAATGGCTACGGAAACGGCAATGTCAACAAGGTGCACACAGAACACCAACATCAGAGCCGCTTCGTCAGGAAGGATGGTCACTGCAATGTGCAGTTTATCAATATGAGTGAGAAAGGCCAGCGGTACCTGGCAGATATCTTCACCACCTGTGTGGACATTCGCTGGCGCTGGATGCTGCTCATattctgcctttctttcctgGTGTCGTGGTTGTTTTTTGGCTTTGTCTTCTGGGTGGTGGCCCTCTCTTATGGGGACTTAGAGAATGAGACTCAGATGTGTGTTTCCAATGTGGACAGCTTCACCGCTGCTTTCTTGTTCTCAGTGGAGACCCAAACCACAATTGGCTATGGTTATCGCTATGTAACAGAGGAGTGCCCCGTTGCTGTCTTCATGGTCGTCTTCCAAAGCATTTTGGGCTGCATCATTGATGCTTTCATCATTGGTGCTGTCATGGCCAAGATGGCCAAGCCCAAAAAGAGGAATGAGACCCTTGTGTTCAGCCACTATGCTACAGTGGCCATGAGGGATGGTAAACTGTGCCTGATGTGGCGTGTGGGGAACCTGAGGAAGAGTCATCTGGTGGAGGCCCATGTCAGGGCTCAGCTCCTTAAGTCCCGCACCACCGCCGAGGGAGAGTTCATCCCTCTGGATCAGGTAGACATTGACGTCGGCTTCGACAGTGGCATTGACAGAATCTTCCTGGTGTCTCCAATTACCATTGTGCACGAGATTGACGAGGACAGCCCATTTTACGAGATGAGCAAACAGGAGTTGGAGACGTCAGAGTTTGAGATCGTAGTGATTCTGGAGGGCATGGTGGAGGCTACAGCCATGACCACTCAGTGTCGGAGCTCGTATGTGGCCAGCGAGATTCTGTGGGGCCACCGCTTTGAGCCGGTGCTGTTTGAAGAAAAGAACTACTACAAGGTGGACTACTCTCGCTTTGACAACACATATGAGGTGCCCAGCACACCCCACTGTAGTGCTAGGGAACTAGCTGAGAAGAAGTCCAACGCCTCCAGCTCGAGGAACTCCTTTTGTTACGAGAACGAGGTGGCTCTCGAAAAAGTCGAGATGGAGGAGGAATTTGAGGTGGATGATAACAGGCACATGATTGGCGTTGAGCTTGGGTCACttgaggacacaaacacagatgtggTGTCTGACTCTGAATGCAATCTGGACGCTTTGCCTTTAGAATCCCGACCTTTGACAGCTGAATCAGAGATATGA